One stretch of Schistocerca nitens isolate TAMUIC-IGC-003100 chromosome 11, iqSchNite1.1, whole genome shotgun sequence DNA includes these proteins:
- the LOC126213306 gene encoding zinc finger protein 99-like isoform X3, with the protein MAAMDMETTIWIKEERIDDMPNLPGSMVATSTRYESNSRRLIQNNSESCGISFEETVNQEVVYNELEVGAEKSPDFTMVGPHTHGLTSVKDSLFSIILKCSLRKKDFDTFCCSFCLQSFPSKYKLIMHVFIHIDGVQPPTYVCKSCGEVFPSHVTLNKHLKMSENDKALSPDNNKKFDSSDDYRNNFFEGDKEVSVTKQMEKQPSSKETCKISKKSFNDIYGRHTTSITHSAEEQDRYDDYGTTSAMGNVVDHTALLTTKTQPKCGVCGKSFTQSGHLKRHSLVHTGTRPHKCDICGNSFNRLHNLKRHALTHTGLRPHKCDICDKSFTLVCDLKRHILIHTEKRPHACGVCGKSFAQSCDLKRHIFIHTGLRPHKCDICGKSFTELGHLKKHLLIHTGTRQHKCDICGNSFTALHDLKRHAMIHTGKRPHICDTCGKSFSVAGNLKKHILIHTGLRPHKCHVCGKLFTHLHNLRTHALIHKGIRPQKCCVCGKSFTELSTLKKHLLIHTGVRPHKCVICGKSFTQWGHLKRHSLLHTDYKPHICNT; encoded by the coding sequence GCTGATTCAAAATAATAGCGAGAGTTGTGGCATTTcatttgaagaaactgtaaatCAAGAAGTGGTGTACAATGAGCTGGAGGTGGGTGCAGAGAAGTCCCCAGATTTCACTATGGTTGGACCTCATACACATGGATTGACCTCAGTAAAAGATAGCCTATTCAGCATCATTCTAAAATGTAGTTTAAGGAAAAAGGattttgatacattttgctgtAGTTTTTGCCTACAGAGCTTTCCTTCAAAATACAAACTCATAATGCATGTCTTTATCCACATTGATGGTGTACAGCCACCTACATATGTTTGTAAGTCATGTGGTGAGGTTTTTCCCAGTCACGTCACCTtaaacaaacatttgaaaatgagTGAGAATGACAAAGCTTTATCTCCTGACAATAACAAGAAATTTGACAGCAGCGATGACTACAGAAACAACTTCTTCGAAGGTGATAAAGAAGTGTCTGTCACTAAACAGATGGAGAAGCAACCTTCATCCAAGGAAACTTGTAAAATTTCCAAGAAATCCTTTAATGATATATATGGCAGACATACAACATCTATTACACACAGTGCTGAGGAACAAGATAGATATGATGATTATGGAACTACCTCTGCAATGGGTAATGTTGTTGACCACACTGCACTACTTACAACAAAGACGCAACCCAAATGTGGTGTTTGCGGCAAGTCTTTTACTCAGTCGGGTCATCTCAAGAGACATTCTTTGGTTCACACTGGAACGAGACCacacaaatgtgatatttgtggcaaTTCTTTTAATCGTTTACATAATCTCAAGAGACATGCTTTGACACACACTGGACTGAGGCCccacaaatgtgatatttgtgacAAGTCCTTTACTCTGGTCTGTGATCTGAAGCGACATATATTAATACACACTGAAAAGAGACCGCATGCATGTGGTGTTTGTGGCAAGTCTTTTGCTCAGTCGTGTGATCTCAAGAGGCACATATTTATTCACACTGGATTGAGACCACATaaatgtgatatttgtggcaaATCTTTTACTGAGCTGGGTCATCTGAAGAAGCATTTATTAATACACACCGGAACGAGACAACATAAATGTGATATTTGTGGTAATTCTTTTACTGCCTTACATGATCTGAAGAGACACGCAATGATACACACTGGAAAGAGACCACACATATGTGACACATGTGGCAAATCTTTCTCTGTAGCGGGTAATCTTAAGAAGCACATATTAATACACACAGGACTGAGACCCCACAAATGTCATGTTTGTGGCAAATTATTTACTCATCTGCATAATCTCAGGACACATGCATTGATACACAAAGGTATAAGACCTCAGAAATGTTGTGTGTGTGGCAAATCATTTACTGAGTTGAGTACACTGAAGAAGCATTTGTTAATACACACTGGAGTTAGACCACATAAATGTgttatttgtgggaaatcttttacccAGTGGGGTCATCTTAAGAGGCATTCATTGCTACATACGGATTATAAACCACATATATGTAACACTTGA